A single region of the Solwaraspora sp. WMMD791 genome encodes:
- a CDS encoding metal ABC transporter substrate-binding protein, producing the protein MHNHPLRRTLALSAGALLALGGTVACAQDDADTSATTTGDTVGVVAAFYPLQFLAERIGGDAVTVTGLAPPGAEPHDLELNPQQVGQISDADLVVYLSGFQPAVDAAVEQEAGDAAFDVVTVEPLLDATDDGHSHEHGEDEHAEDEPGHDDEPAASGEPVEDHADEDAAKDPHLWLDPTRFATVGDELATRLGKADPDRAEEFTTRAAALRTELEALDTEYAEGLATCERREIITSHAAFGYLAVRYELEQIGITGLSPEDEPAPQRLAEVIEEAREHQATTIFFETLVSPAVAETIANEVGAETAVLDPIEGLQPDADGDYFSVMRDNLDSLTTALGCS; encoded by the coding sequence ATGCACAACCACCCCTTGCGCCGAACCCTCGCGCTGTCCGCTGGTGCGTTGCTCGCTCTGGGCGGCACGGTGGCCTGCGCGCAGGACGATGCCGATACATCCGCCACCACGACCGGTGACACCGTCGGCGTGGTCGCCGCTTTCTATCCGCTGCAGTTCCTGGCCGAGCGCATCGGCGGGGACGCCGTGACGGTCACCGGCCTGGCCCCGCCCGGTGCCGAACCGCACGACCTCGAGCTCAACCCACAGCAGGTCGGGCAGATCAGCGACGCCGACCTCGTCGTCTACCTGAGCGGTTTCCAACCGGCCGTCGACGCCGCCGTCGAGCAGGAGGCCGGCGACGCCGCGTTCGACGTGGTCACGGTCGAACCGCTGCTCGACGCCACGGACGACGGGCACAGCCACGAACACGGCGAGGACGAGCACGCCGAGGACGAGCCCGGTCACGACGACGAGCCGGCGGCGAGCGGCGAGCCGGTCGAGGACCACGCCGACGAGGACGCGGCCAAGGACCCGCACCTGTGGCTGGACCCGACCCGGTTCGCCACGGTCGGCGACGAGCTCGCCACCCGCCTGGGCAAGGCCGACCCGGACCGGGCGGAGGAATTCACCACTCGCGCCGCCGCTCTGCGCACCGAACTGGAGGCTCTCGACACCGAGTACGCCGAGGGGCTGGCCACCTGCGAACGTCGGGAGATCATCACCAGCCACGCCGCCTTCGGCTACCTGGCGGTGCGCTACGAGCTGGAGCAGATCGGCATCACCGGGCTGAGCCCCGAGGACGAGCCGGCACCGCAGCGCCTCGCCGAGGTGATCGAGGAGGCCCGGGAGCACCAGGCCACCACGATCTTCTTCGAGACCCTGGTGAGCCCGGCCGTCGCCGAGACCATCGCCAACGAGGTCGGTGCCGAGACCGCGGTGCTGGATCCGATCGAGGGGCTGCAGCCGGACGCCGACGGCGACTATTTTTCGGTGATGCGCGACAACCTCGATTCCCTCACCACCGCCCTGGGTTGTTCGTGA
- a CDS encoding metal ABC transporter ATP-binding protein: MSTPVVQVEHGVAGYDGRPVLRDIDLTVTSGEVVALLGANGSGKSTLIRTALGLVPLRGGTVRLFDVPLGRFRQWHRVGYVPQRLGAGSGVPATVGEVVASGRLARRGVLRPAGAADRAAVAAALAAVGLADRVRDPVAALSGGQQQRTLIARALAGEPELLVLDEPTAGVDAASQEAFAAALGTFVTDGGTVLLVAHELGPLQPLIDRAVVLHHGEVVHDGAVPPPAGHHADPGHDHVHPHAPAEPSGILNA, encoded by the coding sequence GTGAGCACACCTGTCGTCCAGGTGGAGCACGGGGTGGCCGGCTACGACGGCCGCCCCGTGCTCCGCGACATCGACCTCACTGTGACCAGCGGTGAGGTCGTCGCGTTGCTCGGCGCGAACGGCTCCGGCAAGTCCACCCTGATCCGCACCGCGCTCGGTCTGGTGCCGCTGCGCGGTGGCACCGTCCGGCTCTTCGACGTGCCGTTGGGGCGGTTCCGCCAGTGGCACCGGGTCGGTTACGTACCGCAACGCCTGGGGGCCGGCAGCGGCGTACCGGCCACCGTCGGGGAGGTCGTCGCCTCCGGCCGGCTCGCCCGTCGCGGCGTACTGCGCCCAGCCGGGGCCGCCGACCGGGCCGCCGTCGCGGCGGCGCTGGCCGCCGTCGGCCTCGCCGACCGGGTCCGCGACCCGGTCGCCGCCCTCTCCGGTGGCCAGCAGCAGCGGACGCTGATCGCCCGCGCGCTGGCCGGCGAGCCGGAGCTGCTGGTCCTCGACGAACCCACCGCCGGGGTCGACGCCGCCAGCCAGGAGGCGTTCGCCGCGGCGCTCGGCACGTTCGTCACCGATGGCGGCACGGTGCTGCTGGTCGCCCACGAGCTCGGGCCGTTGCAGCCGCTGATCGACCGCGCGGTGGTGCTGCACCACGGCGAGGTGGTCCACGACGGCGCGGTGCCACCACCGGCCGGGCATCACGCCGATCCCGGTCACGACCACGTCCACCCGCACGCGCCGGCCGAGCCGTCCGGGATATTGAACGCATGA
- a CDS encoding metal ABC transporter permease, whose product MSIFQYEFMIRALIGALVIGLAAPALGIYLVQRRMSLIGDGVGHVALTGVGVGLLLDRSPVLTAVIVAAIGAIAIELLRERGRTSGDMALALLFYGGIAGGVMLVGLAGDRSNANLMAYLFGSLSTTRPEDLRVIVVLAAVVLAAMLLLRPALFAICHDEEYAKVSGLPVRTLNLLIAVTTAVTVTIAMRAVGLLLVSALMVVPVATAQQLTRGFRTTMAAAMAIGLVSAGGGVWLAGTVNTALGATIVILAIGAFAVTAVGAGLWRLLRRRGARLRVPQRPAREVEPPEVVLES is encoded by the coding sequence ATGAGCATCTTCCAGTACGAATTCATGATCAGGGCCCTGATCGGCGCCCTGGTCATCGGGCTGGCCGCCCCGGCCCTGGGCATCTACCTGGTGCAGCGGCGGATGTCGCTGATCGGCGACGGGGTGGGCCACGTGGCCCTCACCGGGGTCGGCGTCGGTCTGCTGCTGGACCGCTCCCCCGTGCTCACCGCGGTCATCGTCGCCGCGATCGGCGCGATCGCCATCGAACTGTTGCGTGAACGCGGCCGCACCTCCGGCGACATGGCACTCGCGCTGCTGTTCTACGGCGGTATCGCCGGCGGAGTGATGCTGGTCGGGCTGGCCGGCGACCGCAGCAACGCGAACCTGATGGCGTACCTGTTCGGCTCGTTGAGCACCACCCGGCCGGAGGATCTGCGGGTGATCGTGGTGCTCGCCGCCGTCGTGCTCGCCGCGATGCTGCTGCTGCGCCCGGCGCTGTTCGCCATCTGCCACGACGAGGAGTACGCCAAGGTCTCCGGCCTGCCGGTGCGCACCCTCAACCTGCTGATCGCGGTGACCACCGCGGTGACCGTCACCATCGCCATGCGGGCGGTCGGCCTGCTGCTGGTCAGCGCGCTGATGGTGGTGCCGGTGGCGACCGCGCAGCAGCTCACCCGGGGTTTCCGCACCACCATGGCGGCGGCGATGGCGATCGGCCTGGTCTCGGCCGGCGGCGGTGTGTGGCTGGCTGGCACCGTCAACACCGCGCTCGGCGCGACGATCGTGATCCTGGCGATCGGCGCGTTCGCCGTCACCGCGGTCGGCGCCGGCCTCTGGCGGCTGCTGCGCCGACGTGGTGCCCGCCTGCGGGTGCCACAGCGGCCGGCCCGCGAGGTGGAGCCGCCGGAGGTCGTTCTGGAGTCCTGA
- a CDS encoding metalloregulator ArsR/SmtB family transcription factor, translated as MTMANGYEGYESAGELLRALSAPIRVAIVTELAQGERCVHELVEKLGAPQPLVSQHLRVLRGAGVVHGSRRGREIAYALVDEHVAHIVADAVSHAREVR; from the coding sequence GTGACGATGGCCAACGGCTACGAGGGGTACGAGAGCGCGGGCGAACTGCTGCGCGCGTTGTCCGCTCCGATCCGGGTCGCCATCGTGACCGAGCTCGCACAGGGCGAACGCTGTGTCCACGAGCTCGTGGAGAAACTCGGCGCACCGCAACCGCTGGTGTCGCAGCATCTTCGCGTGCTGCGTGGGGCCGGCGTGGTGCACGGCTCCCGGCGGGGCCGGGAGATCGCGTACGCGCTGGTCGACGAACACGTCGCGCACATCGTCGCCGACGCGGTCAGCCATGCCCGGGAGGTACGGTGA
- a CDS encoding transcriptional repressor, whose translation MKTGDTTTEQTAVRNTRQRSAVSAILDELAGFHSAQELHAMLRERGDRVGLTTVYRTLQGLADSGEVDVMRPPGGEHLYRRCSQGHHHHLVCRSCGSAVEVEGPAVEAWAERVAAQHGYVGVSHTMEIFGTCPQCAGRQTGKKA comes from the coding sequence ATGAAGACTGGAGACACCACCACCGAGCAGACGGCGGTCCGCAACACCCGGCAGCGCAGCGCGGTGAGCGCCATCCTCGACGAGCTGGCGGGGTTCCACAGCGCCCAGGAACTGCACGCCATGCTGCGGGAACGCGGCGACCGGGTCGGCCTGACCACGGTCTACCGGACGCTGCAGGGGCTCGCCGACTCGGGCGAGGTCGACGTGATGCGTCCGCCCGGCGGGGAACACCTGTACCGACGGTGCAGCCAGGGCCACCACCATCATCTCGTCTGCCGCTCCTGCGGCAGCGCCGTCGAGGTCGAGGGGCCGGCGGTCGAGGCATGGGCGGAGCGGGTCGCGGCCCAGCACGGGTACGTCGGGGTGAGCCACACGATGGAGATCTTCGGCACCTGCCCGCAGTGCGCCGGCCGGCAGACCGGCAAGAAGGCATGA
- a CDS encoding DUF6328 family protein — MSRETERERWQRNFADLLQELRVAQTGVQILFAFLLTLPFSSGFPDTTAFQRDVYVVALLAAAAAAAMIISPVAFHRVLFRQGRKPELVRFAHRMASGGLGFMLVAMVSSVLLVTDFILPRTVGFVLSGITGLWFLTFWAGLPFVHRGWLRDDDDEETASGDAADDQKSARCP, encoded by the coding sequence ATGAGCCGGGAGACCGAGCGGGAACGGTGGCAACGTAACTTCGCCGACCTGTTGCAGGAGTTACGGGTCGCCCAGACCGGCGTCCAGATCCTCTTCGCGTTCCTGTTGACCCTGCCGTTCAGCAGCGGCTTCCCGGACACGACCGCCTTCCAGCGCGACGTCTACGTGGTAGCGCTACTCGCGGCGGCCGCCGCCGCCGCGATGATCATTTCGCCGGTGGCGTTCCACCGGGTGCTGTTCCGCCAGGGCCGCAAGCCCGAACTGGTCCGGTTCGCCCACCGGATGGCCAGCGGCGGCCTCGGCTTCATGCTGGTGGCGATGGTCAGCTCGGTGCTGCTGGTCACCGACTTCATTCTGCCCCGGACGGTCGGGTTCGTCCTCAGCGGCATCACCGGGCTCTGGTTCCTGACCTTCTGGGCCGGTCTGCCGTTCGTTCACCGCGGCTGGCTGCGCGACGACGATGACGAGGAGACGGCCAGCGGCGATGCCGCCGACGACCAGAAGTCAGCGCGGTGCCCGTAG
- a CDS encoding TIGR03943 family protein: MNKQAQGVVLLLLGGAVVKASVTDMYLRYVKEVLQPFLIVAGLLLIAAGIMTLWHDLRRRSTPAPVDDGHDDGHGHAHHDDGHGHAHHEPRVGWLLILPVLGLLLVAPPALGSYAAAQAGTALSADQASSDYPPLPDGDPAEISVLDYASRAIFDEGRSLDGRTVRLTGFVAEGPDGEPMLARIVLSCCAADGRPIKVGMDGSAPTGLPVDTWIAVVGRYSDRIGTDPVNGASIPYLGVESWQEIEPPAQQYE, encoded by the coding sequence GTGAACAAACAGGCCCAAGGTGTGGTGCTGCTGCTGCTCGGCGGCGCGGTCGTCAAGGCCAGCGTCACCGACATGTACCTGCGCTACGTCAAGGAGGTGCTGCAGCCGTTCCTGATCGTCGCCGGCCTGCTGCTGATCGCCGCCGGCATCATGACGCTCTGGCACGACCTGCGGCGGCGCAGCACACCCGCCCCGGTCGACGACGGGCACGACGACGGCCACGGCCACGCCCACCACGACGACGGCCACGGCCACGCCCACCACGAGCCCAGGGTCGGCTGGCTGCTGATCCTGCCGGTGCTCGGCCTGCTGCTGGTCGCCCCGCCCGCGCTCGGTTCGTACGCCGCCGCCCAGGCCGGTACCGCGCTCAGTGCCGACCAGGCCTCCTCGGACTATCCACCGCTGCCCGACGGCGACCCGGCGGAGATCAGCGTCCTCGACTACGCCTCCCGGGCGATCTTCGACGAGGGCCGGTCACTGGACGGTCGTACCGTACGGCTCACCGGTTTCGTCGCCGAAGGGCCGGACGGCGAGCCGATGCTGGCCCGCATCGTGCTGTCCTGTTGCGCGGCCGACGGCCGGCCGATCAAGGTCGGGATGGACGGCAGCGCCCCGACCGGGCTGCCGGTGGACACCTGGATCGCGGTGGTCGGCCGGTACAGCGACCGGATCGGCACCGACCCGGTGAACGGGGCGAGCATCCCGTACCTGGGGGTCGAATCCTGGCAGGAGATCGAGCCGCCGGCCCAGCAGTACGAGTAG
- a CDS encoding permease — MFGDRVGSVEVLAFLLIGLVIFREPLAGLISDPRLQTWTTVFVSVMVQAMPFLVFGVVLSAVIAVFVPRSFWAKALPKHPALAVPVASAAGVVLPGCECGSVPIAGSLIRRGVAPAAALAFLLAAPAINPIVLVATAVAFPNNPEMVLGRGVASLIVAMVMGWLWLRLGRTDWIRLPHRPDLDDLSRARAFWAAVRHDIMHAGGFLVIGAMAAASINVLVPERWLQTLADNPVLSILALAVLAVLLSICSEADAFVAASLSQFSLTSRLVFLVVGPMVDLKLISMQAGTFGRRFAYRFAPATFLIAIVVAVAVGTVLL; from the coding sequence CTGTTCGGCGACCGGGTCGGCTCGGTCGAGGTGCTCGCCTTCCTGCTGATCGGGTTGGTGATCTTCCGCGAGCCGTTGGCTGGCCTGATCTCCGACCCCCGGCTGCAGACCTGGACCACCGTCTTCGTCTCGGTGATGGTCCAGGCCATGCCGTTCCTCGTCTTCGGCGTGGTGCTCTCCGCGGTCATCGCGGTCTTCGTGCCCCGGTCGTTCTGGGCGAAGGCGTTGCCGAAGCATCCGGCGCTGGCGGTGCCGGTGGCCAGCGCGGCCGGCGTGGTGCTGCCCGGCTGCGAATGCGGCTCGGTGCCGATCGCCGGGTCGTTGATCCGCCGGGGCGTGGCACCGGCGGCGGCCCTGGCGTTCCTGCTGGCCGCTCCGGCGATCAACCCGATCGTGCTGGTCGCCACGGCCGTCGCCTTCCCCAACAACCCGGAGATGGTGCTCGGCCGGGGTGTCGCCAGCCTGATCGTCGCGATGGTGATGGGCTGGCTGTGGCTGCGGCTGGGCCGCACCGACTGGATCCGGTTGCCGCACCGGCCGGACCTGGACGACCTGTCCCGGGCGCGGGCCTTCTGGGCGGCTGTCCGGCACGACATCATGCACGCTGGCGGCTTCCTGGTGATCGGTGCGATGGCCGCCGCCAGCATCAACGTCCTGGTGCCGGAGCGCTGGCTGCAGACCCTCGCCGACAACCCGGTGCTGTCCATCCTGGCCCTGGCGGTACTCGCCGTACTGCTGTCGATCTGTTCCGAGGCCGACGCGTTCGTCGCCGCGTCGCTGTCGCAGTTCTCGCTCACCTCGCGACTGGTGTTCCTGGTCGTCGGCCCGATGGTCGACCTGAAGCTGATCTCGATGCAAGCCGGTACGTTCGGGCGCCGGTTCGCGTACCGGTTCGCTCCGGCGACCTTTCTGATCGCCATCGTGGTGGCGGTCGCGGTGGGGACGGTGCTGCTGTGA
- a CDS encoding ECF transporter S component produces MTLRNASVDRRWRTVDIVVASVIAVAFGVIFWLWGLIWIATEAAFTFFPPAQAVLYGVWLVPAVLGALVIRKPGAALFCELVAALVSAALGSQWGALVVVQGLAQGVGAELVFLAVAYRSFRLPVVLSAGAAAGLGAAIFDQVRYYAPYDLVTFRIPIFIVTVVSAIVLAGAGSAALTRALARTGVLDRFPAGRDRTVV; encoded by the coding sequence ATGACGCTACGCAATGCCTCCGTCGACCGCCGTTGGCGGACGGTCGACATCGTGGTCGCCTCGGTGATCGCGGTCGCGTTCGGGGTGATCTTCTGGCTGTGGGGGCTGATCTGGATCGCCACCGAGGCCGCGTTCACCTTCTTCCCGCCCGCCCAGGCGGTGCTGTACGGGGTGTGGCTGGTGCCGGCCGTGCTCGGCGCGCTGGTGATCCGCAAACCGGGGGCCGCGCTGTTCTGCGAACTGGTCGCCGCGTTGGTGTCGGCGGCGCTGGGCAGCCAGTGGGGTGCCCTGGTGGTCGTGCAGGGCCTGGCCCAGGGCGTCGGCGCCGAGTTGGTGTTCCTCGCGGTGGCGTACCGCTCGTTCCGGCTGCCGGTGGTGCTGTCCGCCGGGGCGGCCGCCGGGCTCGGCGCGGCGATCTTCGATCAGGTCCGGTACTACGCGCCGTACGACCTGGTCACCTTCCGGATCCCGATCTTCATCGTGACCGTGGTCAGCGCGATCGTGCTGGCCGGTGCCGGCAGCGCCGCGCTGACCCGGGCGCTGGCCCGTACCGGGGTGCTCGACCGGTTCCCGGCCGGCCGCGACCGCACCGTGGTGTGA
- a CDS encoding ABC transporter ATP-binding protein: MSRLELRGFGWRHAGRRAWAVRDVDLRIGAGERVLLLGPSGAGKSTLLAAMAGLLPADSGEQAGTVSVDGLDPRKARDRVGMVFQDPQTQLVMARSGDDVAFGLENRGVPAGEIWPRVDAALARVGFRYGRDRPTAALSGGEQQRLALAGALALRPDLLLLDEPTANLDPAGADLVRDAIAGALADDHDTTLVVVEHRVAQALPLVDRVVVLDPGGGVRADGPPTEVFDRYGVALAADGVWVPDQPLPVRRPGRPAGAPLLHADRVGLPPRLAVRADEMPVHAGEALAVLGPNGAGKTTLALLLGGLVAPGAGTVRATAALTGGRVGSVPHRWRAPELVRRIGSVFQNPEHQFVTTTVADELALGPRRCGLPEPAVGRVVDELLARLRLDRLARANPYTLSGGEARRLSVATALATAPQLLVLDEPTFGQDRRTWIELVELLAGLRDEGHGVVAVTHDADFVDALADRRLAL, encoded by the coding sequence GTGAGCCGGCTGGAGCTGCGTGGCTTCGGCTGGCGCCACGCCGGCCGTCGGGCCTGGGCGGTGCGCGACGTCGACCTGCGGATCGGCGCCGGCGAGCGGGTCCTGCTGCTCGGGCCGTCCGGAGCGGGCAAGAGCACCCTGCTGGCGGCGATGGCCGGGCTGCTGCCGGCAGACTCGGGCGAACAGGCCGGCACGGTCAGCGTCGACGGGCTCGACCCGCGCAAGGCCCGCGACCGGGTCGGCATGGTCTTCCAGGATCCGCAGACGCAGCTGGTGATGGCGCGCAGCGGCGACGACGTGGCGTTCGGGCTGGAGAACCGGGGGGTGCCGGCCGGGGAGATCTGGCCACGGGTGGACGCCGCGCTGGCCCGGGTCGGTTTCCGGTACGGCCGGGACCGGCCGACCGCCGCGTTGTCCGGTGGCGAGCAGCAGCGACTCGCCCTGGCCGGGGCGCTCGCGCTGCGGCCGGACCTGCTGCTGCTCGACGAGCCGACCGCGAACCTGGACCCGGCCGGCGCCGACCTGGTCCGCGACGCGATCGCCGGCGCGCTGGCCGACGATCACGACACCACCCTGGTCGTCGTCGAGCACCGGGTGGCGCAGGCGCTGCCGCTGGTCGACCGGGTGGTGGTGCTGGACCCGGGTGGCGGGGTGCGGGCCGACGGTCCGCCGACGGAGGTCTTCGACCGGTACGGCGTAGCGCTGGCCGCCGACGGTGTGTGGGTGCCCGACCAGCCACTTCCGGTACGGCGACCCGGCCGACCCGCCGGTGCGCCACTGTTGCACGCCGACCGGGTCGGGTTGCCGCCCCGGCTCGCCGTACGCGCCGACGAGATGCCGGTGCACGCCGGTGAGGCGCTGGCCGTACTCGGGCCCAACGGCGCCGGCAAGACCACGCTGGCCCTGCTGCTCGGCGGGCTGGTCGCCCCGGGCGCCGGTACGGTGCGGGCGACCGCAGCGCTGACCGGTGGGCGGGTCGGGTCGGTGCCGCACCGCTGGCGGGCGCCGGAGCTGGTCCGCCGGATCGGTTCGGTGTTCCAGAACCCGGAGCACCAGTTCGTCACCACGACCGTCGCCGACGAGTTGGCGCTCGGCCCGCGCCGCTGCGGTCTGCCGGAGCCGGCGGTCGGCCGGGTCGTCGACGAGCTGCTCGCCCGGTTGCGGCTGGACCGGCTGGCGCGGGCGAATCCGTACACGTTGTCCGGTGGTGAGGCGCGGCGGCTGAGCGTGGCGACCGCCCTGGCCACCGCGCCGCAGTTGCTGGTGCTCGACGAGCCGACCTTCGGTCAGGACCGCCGGACCTGGATCGAACTGGTGGAGCTGCTGGCCGGGTTACGCGACGAGGGGCACGGCGTCGTCGCGGTCACCCATGACGCCGATTTCGTCGACGCGCTGGCCGACCGGC